From Butyricimonas paravirosa, one genomic window encodes:
- a CDS encoding sugar MFS transporter, with the protein MEQKKNSYSMGIIIIGILFFIFGFVTWLNATLIPYLKIACELQHEWQGYLVTFAFYIAYFVMALPSSWVLRKTGYKNGMMLGLLVMAVGALLFIPAAMTRTYGLFLLGLFIMGTGLSVLQTASNPYVIELGPAESAAQRVSIMGICNKVAGAISPLILGSIMLKDIDLLEAKLQTMDAIQKAAELNILASKSIVPYVVIMVSLVVLALFVRFSPLPQIEDPEEEEGSLQHSGKSSIFSFPHLWIGIVTLFLYVGVEVIAIDTIIGYAQSMKMDMDTARIFPTYGMIAMIVGYIIGIIAIPKYISQEKALACCAALGVILGICTVMLPGEISIWCLTLLSLANSLMWPAIFPLAIFGLGRHTKTGSALLIMAIAGGALLPMLYGSLTASMGHQGAYWMMLPCYLFILYFAVAGHRVGIKHLYKK; encoded by the coding sequence ATGGAACAAAAGAAAAATTCTTACAGTATGGGGATTATCATTATCGGTATCCTCTTCTTTATCTTCGGGTTCGTCACGTGGTTGAACGCCACCTTGATCCCTTATCTTAAAATCGCCTGCGAGCTGCAACATGAATGGCAAGGGTACCTTGTGACCTTCGCGTTCTACATTGCCTACTTTGTCATGGCACTGCCCTCATCCTGGGTACTGCGGAAAACAGGATACAAGAACGGTATGATGCTTGGCCTTCTCGTAATGGCCGTCGGTGCATTACTGTTCATCCCGGCCGCCATGACTCGCACCTACGGGTTATTCCTGCTTGGGTTATTCATCATGGGTACGGGACTATCCGTACTTCAGACAGCTTCTAACCCTTACGTAATCGAGCTTGGCCCCGCCGAGAGTGCCGCCCAGCGCGTGAGCATCATGGGTATCTGTAACAAGGTGGCCGGAGCTATCAGCCCGCTGATCCTCGGATCAATCATGCTGAAAGACATCGACTTACTTGAGGCAAAATTACAAACAATGGATGCCATTCAAAAAGCCGCGGAACTCAACATCTTGGCCTCCAAATCCATCGTACCCTACGTCGTGATCATGGTATCGCTCGTTGTACTAGCACTATTCGTTCGTTTCTCCCCGCTTCCCCAAATCGAGGATCCGGAAGAAGAAGAAGGTAGCCTGCAACACAGCGGGAAATCAAGCATATTCAGTTTTCCCCACCTCTGGATCGGAATTGTGACCCTGTTCCTGTACGTGGGAGTTGAAGTGATTGCTATTGACACGATCATTGGTTATGCCCAATCCATGAAAATGGACATGGATACCGCCCGGATATTCCCGACTTACGGTATGATCGCCATGATTGTCGGTTACATCATCGGAATCATCGCCATTCCGAAATACATCAGTCAGGAAAAAGCCCTTGCTTGCTGTGCTGCCCTAGGAGTTATCCTCGGAATCTGTACCGTCATGTTGCCGGGAGAGATCTCCATCTGGTGCCTGACGCTGTTAAGTCTGGCAAACTCACTCATGTGGCCCGCCATCTTCCCGCTTGCCATCTTCGGGTTGGGACGTCACACGAAGACCGGATCGGCCCTGCTTATCATGGCTATCGCCGGAGGAGCCTTACTTCCAATGTTATACGGTTCGCTAACCGCTTCTATGGGACACCAAGGAGCCTACTGGATGATGTTGCCTTGCTACCTATTCATTTTGTACTTTGCGGTAGCCGGACACCGGGTTGGAATCAAACACCTTTATAAAAAATAG
- a CDS encoding lactate utilization protein C gives MGSKEDILARLKKHAVDQVERPEMTFEPLTFSDPLVQFEKIMKAVGGNCVVLEKGQDVNEVIRNVFPDARSIASNLPEVTCATVNPDMLDDPRELNGTDVGVIRGDFGILENGMVWINQRTRYKALFFISEALVILLDRNRLVNNMHEAYKQPAFDDFGYGCFISGPSKTADIEQALVIGAHGARAVTVILE, from the coding sequence ATGGGTAGTAAAGAAGATATTTTAGCAAGGCTGAAAAAGCATGCGGTGGATCAAGTGGAACGACCGGAGATGACGTTCGAGCCGTTGACGTTTTCTGATCCGCTGGTACAGTTCGAGAAGATCATGAAGGCTGTGGGAGGAAATTGCGTGGTGTTGGAGAAAGGGCAGGACGTGAACGAGGTAATCCGGAACGTGTTCCCCGATGCCAGGTCGATCGCATCGAATTTACCGGAAGTTACATGTGCTACGGTGAATCCCGATATGTTGGATGATCCGCGGGAATTGAACGGTACGGATGTCGGGGTGATCCGGGGTGATTTCGGAATTCTGGAAAATGGGATGGTATGGATTAACCAGCGTACCCGTTACAAGGCTCTCTTTTTTATTTCCGAGGCCTTGGTGATCCTACTTGACCGGAATCGTCTGGTGAATAATATGCATGAGGCATACAAGCAACCCGCTTTTGATGATTTTGGGTACGGTTGTTTCATTTCCGGTCCCTCGAAGACGGCCGATATTGAACAGGCGCTAGTCATCGGGGCGCACGGGGCAAGAGCGGTGACGGTGATATTGGAATAA
- a CDS encoding lactate utilization protein B yields MSSHAKAAKKFIADRERTAWHDQALFFVREKRDRMAHDVPEWEALREMASNMKRHTIANLPYYLEMFEKNATANGIHVHWAKNAEEHNRIVYEIIQKHGGKNLVKSKSMLSEECGLSPYLEARGIDAVESDLGERIMQFMGTPPSHIVLPAIHVKREEVGKVFEKELHTEPGNSDPTYLTHAARAALREKFLHADIAMTGVNFAVASSGAFVVCTNEGNADMGTSFPKVHIAIMGLEKVVPDYDALALYVRLLARSATGQPSTTYTSHYKKPVEGQEMHIVIVDNGRSDILACTEHVNMLKCIRCGSCINTCPVYRRTGGYSYSYFIPGPVGINLGMLKSPEKYSGNVSACSLCYSCSNVCPVKIDLAEQIYKWRQNLAPLHLADPSKKLMVKGMKFIMNHPDLFYHAIAAGRVAERMPRFVLYNSLDAWGIGRELPEFAKETFNEMWKKGLKAD; encoded by the coding sequence ATGAGTTCACACGCTAAAGCTGCCAAGAAATTTATAGCTGACCGGGAGAGAACAGCATGGCATGATCAAGCGCTGTTTTTCGTGCGGGAGAAGCGAGACCGGATGGCCCATGATGTTCCCGAATGGGAGGCGTTGCGGGAGATGGCAAGTAATATGAAACGACACACGATTGCCAATTTACCCTATTATCTTGAAATGTTCGAGAAGAACGCCACGGCAAACGGGATTCATGTTCACTGGGCGAAAAATGCCGAGGAACATAACCGGATTGTTTACGAGATTATCCAGAAACATGGGGGAAAGAATCTCGTGAAGAGTAAGTCGATGCTGTCGGAAGAGTGCGGGTTGAGTCCTTATCTGGAGGCTAGGGGAATTGATGCCGTGGAGTCGGATTTGGGTGAACGGATCATGCAGTTCATGGGTACACCGCCAAGTCATATTGTGTTGCCTGCCATTCACGTGAAACGGGAAGAGGTGGGGAAGGTGTTTGAGAAAGAGTTGCACACGGAACCGGGGAATAGCGATCCGACTTACCTGACTCATGCGGCCCGGGCTGCCTTGCGAGAGAAGTTCCTGCACGCGGATATTGCCATGACGGGTGTTAATTTTGCCGTGGCCTCGTCAGGGGCTTTTGTGGTCTGTACGAACGAGGGAAATGCTGATATGGGAACTTCTTTTCCAAAAGTACATATCGCGATCATGGGGCTTGAGAAAGTAGTGCCGGATTATGATGCGCTGGCCCTGTACGTGCGCTTGTTGGCCCGCTCTGCCACGGGACAGCCTTCAACGACGTATACGTCCCATTACAAGAAACCGGTGGAAGGGCAGGAGATGCATATCGTGATCGTGGATAACGGGCGAAGTGATATTCTGGCCTGTACGGAACACGTGAATATGTTGAAGTGTATTCGTTGCGGGTCATGTATTAACACTTGTCCCGTGTATCGCCGGACGGGGGGATATTCTTACTCGTATTTTATACCGGGTCCCGTGGGGATTAACTTGGGTATGTTGAAGTCGCCGGAGAAGTATTCGGGGAACGTGTCGGCCTGTTCGCTTTGTTATTCCTGTTCGAATGTTTGTCCGGTGAAGATCGATCTGGCGGAACAGATTTACAAGTGGCGGCAGAATCTGGCGCCCTTGCATTTGGCTGATCCGTCGAAGAAGTTGATGGTGAAGGGAATGAAGTTTATCATGAATCATCCCGATTTGTTCTATCATGCTATTGCTGCCGGACGTGTTGCCGAGCGTATGCCTCGATTCGTGTTGTATAATTCTCTCGATGCGTGGGGTATCGGACGGGAACTTCCGGAGTTTGCGAAGGAGACGTTTAACGAGATGTGGAAAAAGGGATTGAAAGCCGATTAA
- a CDS encoding (Fe-S)-binding protein translates to MKIGLFIPCYINAIYPSVGVASYKLLTSLGLDVDYPLDQTCCGQPMANGGFEKDSTELAKRMEGLFEKYDYVVGPSASCVVFVKEHYPRLLNREEHACISSRIYEICEFLHDVVKVDKLNASFPHKVSIHNSCHGERLLHLSSPSELMIPRYSKLRDLLSLVKDVEVFEPKRVDECCGFGGMFSVEEPATSVCMGQDKVHDHMSTGAEYITGADSSCLMHMEGIIRREKLPIKTIHVVEILSQGL, encoded by the coding sequence ATGAAAATAGGATTATTTATTCCCTGTTATATTAACGCGATTTACCCGAGTGTGGGGGTGGCCTCATACAAGTTGCTGACCTCGCTGGGATTGGATGTCGATTACCCGCTGGATCAGACTTGCTGCGGGCAACCAATGGCGAATGGTGGATTCGAGAAGGATTCGACCGAGCTGGCCAAGCGGATGGAGGGATTGTTCGAGAAGTATGATTACGTGGTGGGACCATCGGCCAGTTGCGTGGTTTTCGTGAAGGAGCATTACCCGCGGTTGTTGAACCGGGAGGAACATGCTTGTATCAGTAGTCGTATTTACGAGATTTGCGAATTCCTGCATGATGTGGTGAAGGTAGATAAGCTGAATGCCTCTTTCCCACACAAGGTAAGTATTCATAATAGTTGCCACGGGGAGAGGTTATTGCATCTTTCTTCCCCGAGCGAGTTGATGATTCCCCGTTATTCCAAGTTGCGGGATTTGTTGTCGCTGGTGAAGGACGTGGAAGTGTTCGAGCCTAAGCGGGTGGACGAGTGTTGCGGTTTCGGGGGAATGTTCTCGGTGGAGGAACCGGCGACGTCCGTGTGCATGGGACAGGATAAGGTGCATGATCATATGTCAACCGGGGCGGAATACATCACGGGAGCGGATAGTTCTTGCCTGATGCACATGGAAGGGATTATTCGCCGGGAGAAATTGCCGATAAAGACAATACACGTGGTGGAGATATTAAGTCAAGGGTTATAA
- a CDS encoding L-lactate permease — translation METFFASIPILVLIVLMGVFKVAGDKSSIITLLITAFLAILAFHSPLPDTVNSFLYGMLKALVPILFIILMAIYSYNVLLQTKKIEVLKQQFSSISTDKSVQVLLITWGFGGLLEGMAGFGTAVAIPAAILISLGFRPVFSALVSLIANSVPTAFGAVGVPVIVLAQETGLPVIPLSTAVVLQLSVLMLLVPLVITFLADPRMKALPKNLLLSLLVGGVSLATQYLAARYIGAETPAIVGAIASIIVIVVIGKLTGKGGEKPIPMTYSGGEVFRAWAVYVLIMVLILFTSPLFPAVREMLSGVCSSTMSFMIGGEERKYTIQWLTQGGVLLFIGSFAGGLIQGGRVKDLLVLLWRSVVQLRKTIVTVICLVGFSSIMETSGMINQLAVALSAATGALYPLFAPTIGALGTFLTGSDTSANILFGKLQAGVAGHIGVDPNWLSAANTAGATGGKIISPQSIAIATSACDEQGKEGSILKAALPYALVYVVITGVVVYVFA, via the coding sequence ATGGAAACTTTTTTTGCTTCAATTCCCATTCTGGTGTTAATCGTTTTGATGGGGGTATTCAAGGTGGCGGGGGATAAGAGTAGTATTATTACTTTGTTGATCACGGCTTTTTTGGCCATTTTAGCGTTTCATAGTCCGCTTCCGGACACGGTGAATTCTTTTCTTTACGGGATGTTGAAGGCGTTGGTGCCTATTCTGTTTATTATTCTGATGGCGATATACAGTTATAACGTTCTGTTACAGACGAAGAAAATCGAGGTGTTGAAACAACAGTTTTCTTCAATTTCGACGGACAAGAGTGTACAAGTGTTGTTGATCACGTGGGGATTCGGTGGATTGTTGGAAGGTATGGCGGGATTTGGGACGGCGGTAGCTATCCCGGCGGCAATTTTGATCAGTCTCGGGTTCCGGCCCGTGTTTTCAGCGTTGGTGAGTTTGATTGCCAATAGTGTACCGACGGCTTTCGGGGCGGTGGGAGTTCCGGTGATCGTGCTGGCACAGGAAACGGGGTTACCCGTGATCCCGTTAAGTACGGCGGTGGTGTTACAGTTGTCGGTGTTGATGTTGCTCGTACCTCTGGTGATCACTTTTCTGGCTGACCCAAGAATGAAAGCATTGCCGAAAAACCTGTTGTTGAGTTTGCTGGTAGGTGGGGTATCGCTTGCGACACAATATCTTGCAGCACGTTATATCGGGGCGGAGACTCCCGCAATCGTGGGGGCGATTGCTTCTATTATCGTGATTGTTGTTATTGGTAAGTTGACGGGAAAAGGTGGGGAGAAACCGATACCGATGACGTATTCGGGAGGGGAAGTGTTCCGGGCCTGGGCGGTGTACGTGTTGATCATGGTATTGATCCTGTTCACGAGTCCATTGTTTCCGGCGGTGCGGGAAATGCTGTCGGGGGTTTGTAGTTCCACGATGAGTTTCATGATTGGCGGGGAGGAACGGAAGTACACGATTCAGTGGCTCACGCAGGGCGGGGTGTTGTTGTTTATCGGTTCGTTCGCGGGTGGATTGATACAAGGAGGCCGGGTAAAGGATTTGCTGGTGTTGTTGTGGAGGTCTGTGGTGCAGTTGCGGAAGACGATAGTGACGGTAATTTGCCTGGTCGGTTTTTCGTCGATCATGGAGACTTCGGGGATGATCAACCAGTTGGCGGTAGCCTTATCGGCAGCCACGGGTGCCTTGTACCCGCTGTTCGCACCCACGATTGGGGCCTTGGGTACATTCCTGACGGGAAGCGACACTTCGGCGAACATCTTGTTCGGTAAGTTGCAGGCAGGGGTGGCCGGACATATCGGGGTGGACCCGAACTGGCTGTCGGCAGCAAACACGGCGGGAGCGACAGGAGGTAAGATTATCTCACCGCAAAGTATAGCGATAGCCACGTCCGCTTGTGACGAGCAGGGAAAAGAGGGGAGTATTCTGAAAGCAGCCTTGCCATACGCTTTGGTTTACGTGGTGATTACCGGGGTGGTGGTTTATGTTTTTGCCTGA
- the smpB gene encoding SsrA-binding protein SmpB yields the protein MQNDINIKNRRASFDYEFLEEYTAGIMLTGTEIKSIRAGKAGLVDSYCYFHNGELWIKGMYVAEYKLGTYYNHIERRERKLLLQKKELVKLERKTKESGLTIVPVRLFLNEKGFAKLRIALARGKKEYDKRETLKQKDAKREMDRYMKK from the coding sequence ATGCAAAACGACATTAATATAAAAAATAGAAGAGCATCCTTCGACTACGAGTTCTTGGAAGAATACACCGCCGGTATCATGCTCACCGGTACCGAAATCAAATCCATCCGGGCCGGGAAAGCCGGATTGGTGGATTCCTACTGTTACTTCCACAACGGTGAACTGTGGATTAAGGGTATGTACGTTGCCGAATACAAACTAGGTACCTACTACAACCACATCGAACGCCGCGAACGTAAACTTTTACTACAAAAGAAAGAACTTGTCAAGCTCGAACGCAAGACCAAGGAATCGGGACTTACCATTGTCCCCGTCCGTCTCTTTCTTAACGAGAAAGGCTTTGCCAAACTTCGCATCGCCCTCGCCCGGGGAAAGAAAGAGTACGACAAGCGGGAAACCCTCAAACAAAAAGACGCCAAACGGGAAATGGACCGCTACATGAAAAAATAA
- a CDS encoding zinc-dependent metalloproteinase lipoprotein: MSNSDQQKILTVTQKGEIYFELPVIFHVYSDGSANDAKVTAAYIQECMDYVNNFYRGNNGKSENLNLQFTLATTTPEGTPLVEPGINTVQSSSTSFNVDNYLRYNTYNGTQIIWDPNKYINVIICSFTEENVTGIAMTPYTPQGKSLPGLRRNDTYYTSLPTNSVQAVMINKLFVDKAETGAYGPQPVWPTTLAHELGHYLGLFHVFSGGDNGQTTDYCEDTPDYDRPAYDTWLASVSRLTFAQAAQRQDRNGTTFTSYNIMDYYYGYRDRITPDQRTRIRHVLDYSPLIPGPKIAVENTSRAEIIIEEPLILK, from the coding sequence ATCTCCAACTCAGACCAACAAAAAATCCTTACCGTGACCCAAAAGGGAGAAATCTACTTCGAACTTCCGGTCATTTTCCACGTGTACTCGGACGGTTCCGCAAATGATGCAAAAGTCACCGCCGCCTACATTCAGGAATGTATGGATTACGTGAATAACTTCTACCGAGGCAACAACGGGAAAAGCGAGAATCTCAACCTGCAATTCACCCTTGCCACCACCACACCCGAAGGAACTCCCTTGGTTGAACCCGGGATAAATACCGTTCAAAGTTCATCCACCTCGTTCAATGTCGATAATTATTTAAGATACAACACATACAACGGCACACAAATAATATGGGACCCCAACAAGTATATCAACGTTATCATCTGCTCCTTTACCGAAGAAAACGTGACGGGAATCGCCATGACCCCGTACACCCCGCAAGGCAAATCCCTGCCGGGTTTAAGAAGAAATGATACATATTATACCAGTCTTCCCACCAACTCCGTACAAGCCGTGATGATAAACAAGCTATTTGTAGATAAAGCAGAGACCGGAGCTTACGGCCCACAACCGGTATGGCCCACCACACTCGCCCATGAACTGGGGCATTATCTCGGGTTATTCCATGTATTTTCCGGTGGAGACAACGGGCAAACAACCGATTACTGTGAAGATACTCCCGATTACGATCGCCCGGCTTACGACACTTGGCTAGCAAGTGTATCCCGACTAACTTTTGCCCAAGCAGCACAGCGCCAAGATCGCAATGGAACCACCTTCACGTCATATAACATAATGGACTATTATTATGGCTATCGTGATCGTATTACCCCCGACCAACGAACCCGCATCAGACACGTACTTGATTACAGTCCCCTCATTCCGGGACCGAAAATTGCGGTAGAAAACACGAGTCGTGCTGAAATCATTATCGAGGAACCACTCATACTCAAGTAA
- a CDS encoding amidophosphoribosyltransferase, producing the protein MSDTIHHECGFALIRLLKPLDYYQKKYGSYLYGLNRLYILMEKQRNRGQDGAGVVGLKLDMEPGYKYMDRVRSCDANPIQDVFDRIHEPFTPEILREKNAVWAKQNLPFVSEVYLGHLRYATFGKNNIDYVHPLKRASNWRAHNLALAANFNLTNVDELFESLIRAGQYPRNYSDTVTLLEKVGYFLDSEIQDLYRFYKEKGFSKQEITPLIERTVDLPKVLSRSSEDWDGGYAVAGVVGHGDAFVMRDPWGIRPAYYYKDDEVVVVASEASVIQTAFQGMNMEISEIRPGYALLIKKDGTVTEELVREPRQRASCSFERIYFSRGNDRNIYRERKKLGELLTPRLVKAVDGDLDNTVFSFIPNTAETSFYGMVKGIQQYMVEEKKRLIREGKATWSEETLDEIICREPRIEKIVIKDAKLRTFITSDSGRDGLVGHVYDVTYGAVQPTDNLVVIDDSIVRGTTLKKSILRILDRLGPKRIVVVSSAPQIRYPDCYGIDMTRMNEFIAFNAAIELLKERGMEGLIDEVYRKCKAQQGLPKEQVVNHVKEIYAPFTEEEISDKIAEMVRDEHLNAEVKVVFQSVEDLHVACPNDTGDWYFTGNYPTPGGNKVVNTAYINWVEGRDERSY; encoded by the coding sequence ATGAGTGACACCATTCATCACGAGTGTGGTTTCGCGTTGATTCGATTGCTGAAACCATTGGATTATTATCAGAAGAAATACGGTTCTTACCTTTACGGGCTAAACAGGTTGTACATATTAATGGAGAAACAGCGTAACCGCGGCCAAGACGGCGCGGGAGTCGTGGGGTTGAAACTCGACATGGAACCGGGGTACAAGTATATGGACCGCGTACGTTCCTGTGACGCGAACCCGATACAGGATGTGTTCGACCGGATTCACGAACCGTTTACACCGGAGATTCTCCGGGAGAAGAATGCTGTTTGGGCAAAGCAGAACCTTCCATTTGTTTCCGAGGTTTACTTGGGGCATTTACGTTACGCGACTTTCGGAAAGAATAATATAGATTACGTTCACCCACTGAAACGGGCAAGCAACTGGCGGGCGCACAATTTAGCGCTGGCGGCGAACTTTAACCTGACGAACGTGGACGAGTTGTTCGAGAGTTTGATTCGGGCGGGACAGTACCCGCGAAATTATTCCGATACGGTGACCCTGCTTGAGAAGGTAGGCTATTTTCTGGATAGCGAGATTCAGGATTTGTACCGTTTCTACAAAGAAAAGGGATTTTCGAAACAGGAGATTACCCCGTTGATTGAACGTACGGTTGATTTACCCAAGGTCCTTTCCCGGAGTAGCGAGGATTGGGACGGGGGATATGCCGTAGCAGGAGTGGTCGGGCATGGCGATGCTTTCGTGATGCGTGATCCGTGGGGGATACGTCCGGCTTATTACTACAAAGATGACGAGGTGGTCGTGGTGGCATCCGAGGCATCCGTGATCCAGACCGCTTTCCAAGGCATGAACATGGAAATTTCCGAGATCCGTCCGGGATACGCCCTGTTGATCAAGAAAGATGGAACCGTGACCGAGGAACTCGTGCGTGAACCACGACAACGTGCCAGTTGTTCGTTCGAGCGTATCTACTTCTCCCGCGGGAATGACAGGAATATATACCGGGAACGGAAAAAATTGGGCGAGTTATTGACACCTCGTTTGGTAAAGGCCGTGGATGGCGATCTCGATAACACGGTGTTTTCCTTTATCCCTAACACGGCGGAAACTTCCTTCTACGGGATGGTGAAAGGAATTCAGCAGTACATGGTGGAGGAGAAAAAACGTTTGATCCGGGAGGGAAAGGCAACGTGGAGCGAGGAAACGCTCGACGAGATCATTTGCCGCGAACCCCGTATCGAGAAAATAGTGATCAAGGATGCCAAGCTGCGCACGTTTATTACCTCGGATTCCGGACGTGACGGGCTGGTGGGACACGTGTACGACGTGACCTACGGGGCAGTGCAGCCCACGGATAACCTCGTGGTGATTGATGACTCGATCGTGCGGGGAACCACCTTGAAAAAGAGTATTCTGCGTATTCTCGATCGTCTTGGCCCGAAACGTATCGTGGTGGTGTCTTCCGCCCCGCAGATTCGTTACCCCGATTGCTACGGGATCGACATGACCCGGATGAACGAGTTTATAGCGTTCAATGCGGCCATCGAGTTGTTGAAGGAACGAGGCATGGAGGGATTGATTGACGAGGTGTACCGGAAGTGTAAAGCACAACAAGGACTGCCCAAAGAGCAGGTGGTGAACCACGTGAAAGAGATTTACGCTCCTTTTACCGAGGAAGAGATTTCCGACAAGATTGCCGAGATGGTGCGTGACGAGCATCTGAATGCCGAGGTAAAAGTGGTTTTCCAGTCTGTCGAAGATTTGCACGTGGCTTGCCCGAATGACACGGGTGACTGGTATTTTACCGGAAATTATCCCACTCCCGGTGGTAATAAGGTGGTCAACACCGCTTATATCAACTGGGTAGAAGGGAGGGATGAAAGATCTTATTAA
- a CDS encoding NADH-quinone oxidoreductase subunit A: MNLTLFVVVLITAILLVVIAMSIARAISPRTFNKQKGEAYECGVPTRGKSWMQFKVGYYLFAILFLMFDVETVFLYPWAVTVQDAGINGLLNVLFFMLILILGLAYAWKKGALEWK; this comes from the coding sequence ATGAATCTTACTTTATTCGTGGTTGTGTTGATTACAGCCATTTTGCTGGTGGTTATCGCTATGAGCATTGCTCGGGCCATTTCTCCCCGTACCTTCAACAAACAGAAGGGGGAAGCCTATGAATGTGGCGTGCCTACGCGAGGAAAATCATGGATGCAGTTCAAGGTAGGATACTACCTGTTCGCCATCTTGTTTTTGATGTTCGACGTGGAAACCGTGTTTCTCTATCCTTGGGCGGTCACCGTTCAGGATGCCGGAATTAACGGTTTACTGAATGTATTATTTTTCATGCTGATCCTTATTCTCGGATTGGCTTACGCGTGGAAGAAAGGAGCATTGGAATGGAAGTAA
- a CDS encoding NADH-quinone oxidoreductase subunit B, whose protein sequence is MEVKIKSMKYEEFNDNEYLEQLRASGTNVIVGCLDDVINWGRSNSLWPLTFATSCCGIEFMAVGAARYDFSRFGFEVTRASPRQADFIMVAGTIVHKMAPVLKRLYDQMAEPKYVIAVGGCAISGGPFKNSYHVVKGVDSIIPVDVYIPGCPPRPEALLYGMIQLQRKVKVERFLGGKNHKEKENKE, encoded by the coding sequence ATGGAAGTAAAAATTAAATCCATGAAATATGAAGAGTTCAATGATAACGAATATCTTGAACAACTTCGGGCATCCGGCACCAATGTTATCGTGGGATGCCTTGACGATGTTATCAACTGGGGACGCTCGAATTCCCTTTGGCCGCTTACCTTCGCGACAAGCTGTTGTGGTATTGAATTCATGGCAGTGGGAGCGGCACGTTACGATTTCTCCCGCTTCGGGTTCGAGGTAACACGAGCCAGCCCGCGCCAAGCCGACTTTATCATGGTGGCGGGAACCATCGTACACAAGATGGCCCCCGTGCTGAAACGCCTCTATGACCAGATGGCCGAACCCAAATACGTGATTGCCGTGGGGGGATGTGCCATTTCCGGTGGACCGTTCAAAAACTCTTACCACGTGGTGAAGGGGGTTGACTCCATCATCCCCGTTGACGTTTACATCCCCGGATGTCCCCCGCGACCGGAGGCCCTCCTCTACGGGATGATCCAACTGCAACGTAAGGTAAAAGTGGAACGTTTCCTCGGTGGCAAAAACCACAAGGAAAAAGAGAACAAAGAATAA